From Oncorhynchus keta strain PuntledgeMale-10-30-2019 chromosome 8, Oket_V2, whole genome shotgun sequence:
ATCACTTGACATGGGGTTCAAGTGAGGAATGGGTTCAGCTGGAAACAAACACTGATCATTCAACCTATAGAATGTTGTTTTACATTATACTACAGATATTTAAcattatacattttattttatagaTTTGCTTTTCAATTAAAGTAGTCTATACATCCTTGAAGTTTTCACATTTGAGACCGACTCGGTCTCAAATGGAGTACGCCCAAACCCACCGCGTTGACTCTCTAGCCTGCCTCAGTGGCCAGATTGACTCCCTCTGAATTCTGTGTTTTTAAAATGGATTATTCCATTCTCTGATTTGATTTAGGCTGCTAGCCTGCCACAGTAGCCATGTGGTTATGGTTACTACCAGCAAACAAGTTGGAACTAGCTAGTAAGCTAACTGACAAATTTCAATTCAGCTATTTTTATACGGCTAGAATTTACAACTTTTATACAGTCATAAGAAGGTTCAGgtccattctagtattctaattcccTGTTTATACAACAGTAGGCCTAATCCTATATACCTACGTTCCAGCGTTGTGTATTtcactattttttttatttttatagtacactacttttgtccagagcccAAACGGCACCCTTTTCCATaacgtagtccactacttttgaccagagtctttCGACCAGACCAGTGATATatggaaaagtagtgcactaaatagggaatagggtgccatttggaacaccaCCACTGAGATCCCCATGTACTGTAGCTATTTGACTCCATTCGCCATACAGCCTAAACTGTATGGGTCATCAACAGTTCAGGAGTTCAGATGCTTGAAGCCATAAAGCAGGGTGATGAGAGACTTAATCCATATCTGTGTTTGTCTCTATGTATTTCTCTCGCAGATGGAATGCATGGTGGCAGCAGAGAGCATGCAGAGATACAGGAGGCTGCAGTTTGAGTGAGGTGAGTGGACAGGCAACATCttagatttcttcctaggttcctgcctttctagggaatttttcctagccaccatgcttctacatctgcattgtttgctctttggggttttaggatggCTTTCTATAtaaacactttgtgacatctgctgatgtaaaaagtgctttataaatacatttgattgacacgCTGTGGGAGTGGTGAGATAGATGAGAGGAGTCACTGGTTATTCATCAATGtgactccctcctccttccttcactGTAGACCTATCTTAACCTCTGAAACATTATAGGAGACACTGAGAGTGGACACTGGACAGGTCACAGCTGTGATTGCTGACCCAGTGACCATtgaaccttaacctttaccatacaAAGGCTGTAGAAGTAGAGAGAATGGAGACACTTGACTGTTTATTCAGCTTTCTCCTTCCACTTTTTAGGCCTGCCTTAACCTCTCTTAAAAGGTATAAGGCTctcagagagaagaagagacagtgaTAGGCTGGCAGCGTTGTCTCTCCATCTTAACTAATCAAATTCAGTTTGACCGGGTTTGTGTTGGATTTAATTGGCAACATCCTCAGAAAGACAATCCCAAGACATCTGGCTCATGAATAATGGTGGATGAGCACTTTCTAATGTCAgtggagccacacacacacacccacagcagTTGTTATGTATCCTGTATTGGATGAGTGAGGCTTTTATTTTGACTCCTGTCCCCAGAAGAGTTCCAAGAAATTAGCATAATCGTGATAAAAGAGATCAAACCAGGACAAAGAATCATACTGTCTCTCAGAATAGCATTTATTAAGATGCCAAAGATTGTGAATTGAAAAAGTATTTAAAAGCTGTGCTAGTAGTCTTGTTCTACTTCTATTGGGTGTTCCGTTCCCGTGTTCCCCCATTGAGGTATGAGGTCCCAGCCATAGATATAGAATAACTAGTATGTTCTGTGATGAGTGGACCGGTGGCCATATTGAGTGTAccagtaattatatttctatgatgCTAGGCAGCTCTGTCCCTGTGTGATGGGAGAACAAGTAAGGAACATGGACTAAAGGTAGAGGGATTACCTGAACTTATCCTATAAGAAATCCTCATTTaagttttccattgcaaaacattttgctatgTAATGAATACAGTCCGGTCCCTGTGTGTGTTCCACAGAGGTGCTGTTGGACCCATGCCGGACCTGGTGCCCGTCCTCGTCGTGCCAGGCAATGGGCCAGCTgaaggaggtggagatggagctGCCACAGCTGGTCCAGTGCTCTGTGTGCAGGCTGGAGTTCTGCTCGGCCTGCCGGAACAGCTGGCATAAAGAACATGCCTGCCAGGACAACACCTTCTGACCCGGGGAGACCAGGTAGGATATTACTGCAACACACCTGTACACTATACATACCTATACACTAGAGTGGGGGTTGGATTTTGAACTGTTTCAGAACCTTACTTTCTGGTTGGAACACCGGAACAGAACAAACGAAATAGGGGTTCTGCTTGGAACGGAacaattttggttccaacccctgacCAATGATACACTGTTACACCTTCCTACCTGGGGGGACCAGGTAGGCTTTTACAGGTAGGCTTTTACAGGTAGGCTTTTACAGGTAGGCTTTTACAGGTAGGCTACAACACAACACTGGATAACACAACACTCCtacctactgtagactactgatACAACAACACTCAGGAGGACTACACAGGGTAGGTTCAGTATGAAGAAAACATTTCGAAACGGAGTGAAGTGGGAAGGTTCTATCTGAATGTGTTCAACAACACAGCCCATCAAAGACTGAATGACGTGGTGATTTTTAGCTGTTCTTATTGCTCTTGTTATTCTTGACAGTGCAGTATGTACTGGTCTATATACGTCCCACCTTGACGTTTATTGTCTCTTGTCTTTCAGTTCCTTCTACAAGAGCAATGGCGACACGCCCATCATGTAAGGTGTACATCGAGAGGGACAAGGGTTGTGCTCAGATGATGTGCAAAGAGCTGCAGTTGGTACTGCCCGGGGTCTCTTGAAGTGAGTTAACCAACCAACACTGTACAGACACACGCACCCTTCTGCTGGTACTTCCTGAGCCTGCAATAGAAAACCCTAATACTAACACTCTAGTGATCTATTGAATTGTTTGGGACCTGCACAAATTGACCAAGCAACAGTTTATAAAGCACATGCCACATATGATGCAATGTTTTTTTTAAGAATCTGATTTTATATAGACTTACTTActtatacagtacatgtatataTCTTGGCCAATGTCAATTTTTCCAGTGGATCTGCCCACAC
This genomic window contains:
- the rnf144ab gene encoding LOW QUALITY PROTEIN: probable E3 ubiquitin-protein ligase RNF144A-B (The sequence of the model RefSeq protein was modified relative to this genomic sequence to represent the inferred CDS: inserted 4 bases in 2 codons; substituted 2 bases at 2 genomic stop codons), coding for MLFLKKIYKRKSESKMECMVAAESMQRYRRLQFEXEVLLDPCRTWCPSSSCQAMGQLKEVEMELPQLVQCSVCRLEFCSACRNSWHKEHACQDNTFXPGETSSFYKSNGDTPIXCKVYIERDKGCAQMMCKELQXWYCPGSLEDDLLLNHYDKGPCRNKLGLSRASVIWHRTQVVGIFAGFVLLLLLASLFLLLASSFILCRKCKCSKGDDDPLST